In Aliarcobacter faecis, a genomic segment contains:
- a CDS encoding saccharopine dehydrogenase family protein, which yields MSKKGILIIGAGGVSRVATVKCAMNIDTFEKITLASRTVSKCEAIAADILKNQGVKIDVASVDADNVDELVKLIEKVNPKLVLNVALPYQDLTIMDACTKCKVDYVDTANYEHPDEAKFEYKEQWARDGQFKEAGIMALLGSGFDPGVTGVFCAYAQQNLFDEIHYIDIMDCNAGDHGYKFATNFNPEINLREVSANGRYWENGQWIETKPLEIRVDHDYPEIGVKASYLLYHEELESLAKNIKGLKRIRFFMTFGDSYIQHMNCLQNVGMLGIEPVEHQGQKIIPIEFLKTLLPDPASLGPRTVGQTNIGCIIEGIKDGKLKKVYIYNVCDHQECYRETGAQAVSYTTGVPAMIGSKLLYKGIWKNQGVFNIEEFDAKPFMDELMTQGLPWKIIEL from the coding sequence ATGAGCAAAAAAGGTATTTTAATTATTGGGGCAGGTGGTGTAAGTAGGGTTGCTACTGTTAAATGTGCTATGAATATTGATACATTTGAAAAAATTACACTAGCTTCAAGAACAGTTTCAAAGTGTGAAGCAATTGCTGCTGATATTTTAAAAAATCAAGGTGTAAAGATAGATGTAGCTTCGGTAGATGCTGATAATGTAGATGAATTAGTAAAATTAATAGAAAAAGTGAATCCAAAATTAGTATTAAATGTTGCTTTACCTTATCAAGATTTGACAATTATGGATGCTTGTACAAAATGTAAGGTTGATTATGTAGATACTGCAAATTATGAACATCCTGATGAAGCTAAATTTGAATATAAAGAGCAGTGGGCAAGAGATGGGCAATTTAAAGAAGCTGGAATTATGGCACTTTTAGGTTCAGGTTTTGATCCAGGTGTTACAGGAGTATTTTGTGCATATGCTCAACAAAATTTATTTGATGAAATTCACTATATAGATATTATGGATTGTAATGCAGGTGACCATGGTTATAAATTTGCAACAAATTTTAATCCAGAGATAAATCTTAGAGAAGTATCTGCAAATGGAAGATATTGGGAGAATGGACAATGGATAGAGACAAAACCTCTTGAAATTAGAGTAGATCACGATTATCCAGAAATTGGAGTAAAGGCTTCTTATTTACTTTATCATGAAGAGTTAGAGTCTTTAGCAAAAAATATTAAAGGTTTAAAAAGAATTAGATTCTTTATGACTTTTGGAGATAGTTATATTCAACATATGAATTGTTTACAAAATGTTGGAATGCTTGGAATTGAGCCAGTAGAACACCAAGGACAAAAAATTATTCCAATAGAGTTTTTAAAAACTTTATTACCAGATCCTGCTAGTTTAGGACCACGAACAGTTGGGCAAACAAATATTGGTTGTATAATTGAAGGTATAAAAGATGGAAAACTAAAAAAAGTATATATTTACAATGTTTGTGATCATCAAGAGTGTTATAGAGAAACAGGTGCACAAGCAGTAAGTTATACAACAGGAGTTCCAGCTATGATTGGTTCTAAACTACTTTATAAAGGTATTTGGAAAAATCAAGGAGTATTTAATATTGAAGAGTTTGATGCAAAACCATTTATGGATGAGTTAATGACACAAGGTCTTCCTTGGAAAATTATTGAATTATAA
- the nspC gene encoding carboxynorspermidine decarboxylase encodes MTKQIINSFEELPSPAYVCEEELLEKNLKLLKKIQDETGIKILLALKGFAMHSTFDLCRKYLKGCCASGLHEALLAKKEFGLEVHTYSPAFKDEEIDEIISLSNHLVFNSFNQLKRYKDKAFGKVSLGVRLNPEYSSVEVDLYNPCAPNSRLGITKANFDETQLEFLEGFHFHALCEQNIDALEGALANFEKNFSQYFSKLKWVNFGGGHHITRADYDVEGLIKLLKDFKARYPHLEVYMEPGEAVGWQTGYLVATVLDIIENGMNLVILDTSAEAHMPDTLAMPYRAMIRNSGVAFEKKYTYILGGNTCLAGDIIGDYSFDEPLKVGDKIILEDMIHYTMVKTTTFNGIKLPSIVIKTKENSYKIIKNFGYEDYKMRLS; translated from the coding sequence ATGACAAAGCAAATTATTAACTCTTTTGAAGAGCTTCCAAGTCCAGCATATGTTTGTGAAGAAGAGCTTTTAGAAAAAAATTTAAAACTTTTGAAAAAAATTCAAGATGAAACAGGAATTAAAATTCTTTTAGCTCTAAAAGGTTTTGCTATGCACTCAACTTTTGATTTATGTAGAAAATATCTAAAAGGTTGTTGTGCTTCAGGACTTCATGAGGCTCTTTTAGCAAAAAAAGAGTTTGGCTTAGAAGTTCATACTTATAGCCCAGCTTTTAAAGATGAAGAGATTGATGAAATTATCTCTTTATCTAATCATTTAGTTTTTAACTCTTTTAATCAACTAAAAAGATATAAAGATAAAGCTTTTGGTAAAGTATCTTTAGGAGTTAGATTAAATCCTGAATATTCAAGCGTTGAGGTAGATTTATATAATCCTTGTGCACCAAATTCAAGATTAGGTATTACAAAAGCAAATTTTGATGAAACTCAACTAGAATTTTTAGAAGGTTTTCATTTTCATGCACTTTGTGAACAAAATATAGATGCACTTGAAGGAGCTTTGGCAAATTTTGAGAAAAATTTCAGCCAATATTTTTCTAAACTTAAATGGGTAAATTTTGGTGGTGGACACCATATAACAAGAGCTGATTATGATGTGGAAGGTTTAATCAAACTTTTAAAAGATTTTAAAGCTAGATATCCTCATTTAGAGGTTTATATGGAACCAGGTGAAGCTGTTGGTTGGCAAACTGGTTATTTAGTTGCAACGGTTCTTGATATTATTGAAAATGGAATGAATTTAGTAATTCTTGATACAAGTGCAGAGGCTCATATGCCAGATACTTTAGCTATGCCATATCGTGCAATGATTAGAAATAGTGGAGTGGCATTTGAAAAAAAATATACATATATATTAGGTGGAAATACTTGTTTAGCTGGAGATATTATTGGTGATTACTCTTTTGATGAGCCTTTAAAAGTAGGGGATAAAATAATTTTAGAAGATATGATTCACTATACAATGGTAAAAACGACAACATTCAATGGTATAAAATTACCATCAATAGTTATAAAGACTAAAGAAAACAGTTATAAAATAATAAAAAACTTTGGATATGAAGATTATAAAATGAGGCTTTCATAA
- the ppk2 gene encoding polyphosphate kinase 2, which translates to MGHDRSLLKHTFEDKDVIDTFEDIEHGKDKKRKRKELDEKIEDGEQKVQVWIKKATLEYQKELTLLQIELLKLQNYVKDNGLKVLIIFEGRDAAGKGGTIKRVTEHLNPRGARIVALEKPSDVEKTQWYFQRYIQHLPSAGEIVLFDRSWYNRAGVEPVMGFCTKEQHMQFLRDVPDFEKMLVESGIILFKFYFSVSKKEQEKRFKKRETDLLKQYKLSPIDQQSQKLWDQYTATKYSMLMASHTPISPWIIVKSDNNKKARLNCMRYILNSINYDKKSKDKTLFKIDKKIIINGSVELENMEQKHQASKIKKDEK; encoded by the coding sequence ATGGGACATGATAGAAGCTTATTAAAACATACTTTTGAAGATAAAGATGTAATTGATACATTTGAAGATATTGAACATGGGAAAGATAAAAAAAGAAAAAGAAAAGAGTTAGATGAGAAGATTGAAGATGGTGAACAAAAAGTTCAAGTTTGGATTAAAAAAGCTACTTTAGAGTACCAAAAGGAACTAACACTACTTCAAATAGAGCTTTTAAAATTACAAAATTATGTTAAAGATAATGGACTTAAAGTTTTAATTATTTTTGAAGGAAGAGATGCTGCAGGAAAAGGTGGAACTATAAAAAGAGTAACCGAGCATTTAAATCCAAGAGGAGCTAGAATTGTTGCTTTAGAAAAACCAAGTGATGTTGAAAAGACACAATGGTATTTTCAAAGATATATACAACACCTTCCAAGTGCAGGAGAGATAGTATTATTTGATAGAAGTTGGTACAATAGGGCTGGAGTTGAGCCTGTTATGGGGTTTTGTACAAAAGAACAACATATGCAATTTTTAAGAGATGTCCCTGATTTTGAGAAAATGCTTGTTGAATCTGGAATTATACTTTTTAAGTTTTATTTCTCTGTTTCTAAAAAAGAGCAAGAAAAAAGATTTAAAAAAAGAGAAACAGATTTATTAAAACAGTATAAATTATCACCAATAGATCAACAATCACAAAAATTATGGGATCAATATACAGCTACAAAATATTCAATGTTAATGGCTTCGCATACTCCAATCTCACCTTGGATAATTGTAAAAAGTGATAATAATAAAAAGGCTAGATTAAATTGTATGAGATATATTTTAAATAGTATTAACTATGATAAAAAGTCAAAAGATAAAACTCTTTTTAAAATAGATAAGAAAATTATTATAAATGGTTCTGTTGAGCTTGAGAATATGGAACAAAAACATCAAGCTTCAAAAATAAAGAAGGATGAAAAATGA
- the ppk2 gene encoding polyphosphate kinase 2, with amino-acid sequence MNLNEFDKTSQVGLYVSKEEHPIFGKKYIARFQHDKKRYVKVLGYVKKDSLTLQKAVRLFEDFRSKVTGYKEEISLEKEKLTKDISENIKISDTLKAIQEENKFLKSLLKNYKKLSPDALEEGIQKIYDLQDLKPYQIELIKLQNWLEKENKRMIIIFEGRDASGKGGAIRRITRYMNNKHYRVVALGKPTETQRNQWFLQRYIEHFPTGGEVVLFDRSWYNRAMVEPIFGFCTPEEHEIFMEDIVNFEQDLVRQGMILIKLYFSVSKEEQKRRFDRRINDPLRQWKFSEVDMQAQDLWDEFSEKKYEMLRRTTSRSAPWHIIRSDNKHLARLEALKIILNSVDYDGRNYSLNFEANEEINISVQRELLQMRKTKDY; translated from the coding sequence ATGAATTTAAATGAATTTGATAAAACATCTCAAGTAGGGCTTTATGTTTCTAAAGAAGAGCATCCAATCTTTGGAAAAAAATATATAGCAAGATTTCAACATGATAAAAAAAGATATGTTAAAGTTTTAGGATATGTTAAAAAAGATAGTTTAACTTTACAAAAAGCTGTAAGATTATTTGAAGATTTTAGATCAAAAGTTACAGGTTATAAGGAAGAGATTTCTTTAGAAAAAGAGAAATTAACAAAAGATATCTCTGAAAATATAAAAATAAGTGATACTTTAAAAGCTATACAAGAAGAAAATAAATTTTTAAAATCTTTATTAAAAAATTATAAAAAATTGAGTCCAGATGCTTTAGAAGAGGGAATTCAAAAAATTTATGATTTACAAGATTTAAAACCTTATCAAATAGAGTTAATTAAACTTCAAAATTGGTTAGAAAAAGAGAATAAGCGAATGATTATTATCTTTGAAGGAAGAGATGCTTCTGGAAAAGGAGGAGCAATTCGTAGAATTACAAGATATATGAATAATAAACATTATAGAGTTGTAGCACTTGGAAAACCAACGGAAACACAAAGAAATCAGTGGTTTTTACAAAGATATATTGAACACTTTCCAACTGGTGGAGAAGTGGTTTTATTTGATAGGTCTTGGTATAATCGTGCTATGGTTGAGCCAATTTTTGGATTTTGTACACCAGAAGAGCATGAAATTTTTATGGAAGATATTGTAAATTTTGAACAAGATTTGGTAAGACAAGGAATGATTTTAATTAAACTATATTTTTCTGTTTCAAAAGAGGAGCAAAAAAGAAGATTTGATAGAAGAATAAATGACCCTCTAAGACAATGGAAATTTTCAGAAGTTGATATGCAAGCACAAGACTTATGGGATGAATTTTCTGAAAAAAAATATGAGATGCTAAGAAGAACAACATCAAGAAGTGCACCATGGCATATAATTAGAAGTGATAATAAGCATTTAGCAAGGCTTGAAGCACTTAAAATTATATTAAATTCTGTTGATTATGATGGAAGAAATTATTCTCTCAACTTTGAAGCAAATGAAGAGATAAATATCTCTGTTCAAAGAGAGTTACTACAAATGAGAAAAACAAAAGATTATTAA
- the tig gene encoding trigger factor yields MEFKANRVDEANVEITATLSKELIEKNLDNVAKTAAKTMNVQGFRKGKVPVAVVKQRYADKLLEDAQGEAVRKVLNEGLKLLELKNDDLIGEPSISKFDKKDDGSVELEISVACKPKIDLGDYKTLVPEVKEIEVGIEKIDARLTEIASQSAPLEKISRKRAAKEGDYAVIDFEGFVDGVAFEGGKAEKYPLQLGSNSFIPGFEEQVIGMKYEEQKDITVTFPKEYQAKDLAGKEAVFKVTLHEIQERVPSELNDEFAQKMLPNEKDVTLDTLREKIKEQMVATEKATYYREELKPTFLETLVEKINFALPKIVVDQEVNFALNNKIRSMSEEQINELKDDASKVEAIREELKTDATNSVKATFIIDALAKAEKVEVSDQEVTQLLYFEALQMGQNPQNVIKQYQEAGYLPAIKMSIIEEKVISKLFDEKLAK; encoded by the coding sequence ATGGAATTTAAAGCAAATAGAGTTGATGAAGCAAATGTTGAAATAACTGCGACACTTTCAAAAGAATTAATTGAAAAAAATTTAGATAATGTAGCAAAAACTGCTGCAAAAACTATGAATGTTCAAGGATTTAGAAAAGGGAAAGTTCCTGTTGCTGTTGTTAAACAAAGATATGCAGATAAGTTACTTGAAGATGCACAAGGTGAGGCTGTTAGAAAAGTTTTAAATGAAGGTTTAAAATTACTCGAGCTTAAAAATGATGATTTAATAGGTGAGCCAAGTATCTCTAAATTTGATAAAAAAGATGATGGAAGTGTTGAATTAGAGATTTCTGTAGCTTGTAAACCAAAAATAGATTTGGGAGATTATAAAACATTAGTTCCTGAAGTAAAAGAGATTGAAGTTGGGATTGAGAAAATTGATGCAAGATTAACTGAAATTGCAAGTCAATCAGCACCGTTAGAAAAAATCTCTCGAAAAAGAGCTGCAAAAGAGGGTGATTATGCAGTGATTGATTTTGAAGGATTTGTTGATGGTGTAGCTTTTGAAGGTGGAAAAGCTGAAAAATATCCATTACAATTAGGTTCAAACTCTTTTATTCCAGGATTTGAAGAACAAGTTATTGGTATGAAATATGAAGAGCAAAAAGATATTACTGTAACTTTCCCAAAAGAGTATCAAGCAAAAGATTTAGCTGGAAAAGAGGCTGTATTTAAAGTAACTTTACATGAAATTCAAGAAAGAGTACCTTCTGAATTAAATGATGAATTTGCACAAAAAATGTTACCAAATGAAAAAGATGTAACACTTGATACTTTAAGAGAAAAAATTAAAGAACAAATGGTAGCAACTGAGAAAGCAACATATTATAGAGAAGAGTTAAAACCAACTTTCTTAGAGACTCTAGTTGAGAAAATCAATTTTGCATTACCAAAAATTGTAGTTGATCAAGAAGTTAATTTTGCACTAAATAATAAAATTAGATCTATGAGTGAAGAGCAAATCAATGAGTTAAAAGATGATGCTTCTAAAGTTGAAGCAATAAGGGAAGAGTTAAAAACTGATGCTACAAACTCTGTAAAAGCTACATTTATTATTGATGCTTTAGCAAAAGCTGAAAAAGTTGAAGTAAGTGATCAAGAAGTTACTCAACTATTATATTTTGAAGCATTACAAATGGGACAAAATCCACAAAATGTTATTAAACAATACCAAGAAGCTGGATATTTACCTGCAATTAAAATGTCAATTATTGAAGAGAAAGTTATCTCTAAACTATTTGATGAGAAATTAGCAAAATAA
- the clpP gene encoding ATP-dependent Clp endopeptidase proteolytic subunit ClpP, whose amino-acid sequence MSYIPYVVEKTGRGERSYDIYSRLLKDRIIMLSGEINDAVASTVVAQLLFLEAEDPEKDIYLYINSPGGVVTSGMSIFDTMNYIKPDVCTICIGQAASMGAFLLSSGTKGKRYSLPNSRIMIHQPLGGARGQATDIQIQAKEIQRLKDSLNSILASQTGQDFATIEKDTDRDNFMSAAEACAYGLIDEVIEKHK is encoded by the coding sequence ATGAGTTATATACCATATGTAGTTGAAAAAACTGGTCGAGGAGAGAGAAGTTATGATATTTATTCAAGACTTCTAAAAGATAGAATTATCATGTTAAGTGGTGAAATAAATGATGCCGTTGCTTCAACTGTTGTGGCTCAGCTTCTATTTTTAGAAGCTGAAGATCCTGAAAAAGATATCTATTTATATATAAACTCTCCAGGTGGAGTAGTTACTAGTGGTATGTCAATTTTTGATACTATGAACTATATTAAACCGGATGTTTGTACTATTTGTATAGGACAAGCTGCATCTATGGGGGCTTTTTTACTTAGTTCAGGAACAAAAGGTAAAAGATACTCTCTTCCTAATTCAAGAATTATGATTCATCAACCATTAGGTGGAGCTAGAGGACAAGCAACAGATATCCAAATTCAAGCAAAAGAGATTCAAAGGTTAAAAGATAGTTTAAACTCTATTTTAGCTAGTCAAACAGGTCAAGATTTTGCTACTATTGAAAAAGATACAGATAGGGACAATTTTATGAGTGCAGCTGAAGCTTGCGCTTATGGTCTTATTGATGAAGTTATTGAAAAACATAAATAA
- the def gene encoding peptide deformylase: MIREIITYPNKLLRTKSKDVEVFNEELHTLLDDMYETMISAKGVGLAAIQVAVPLNILIINIPNEEDIQDKNELIEAINPKITHKDGVQVYQEGCLSVPGYYEDITRANHIIVEYFNRFGEKQVMETEGFLAVAWQHEMEHLEGHVFIENLSFTKRQKFEKEWKRKLKEKK; this comes from the coding sequence ATGATTAGAGAAATAATTACATATCCAAATAAACTTCTTAGAACAAAATCTAAAGATGTAGAAGTTTTTAATGAAGAACTTCATACTCTTTTAGATGATATGTATGAAACTATGATTTCTGCAAAAGGTGTGGGACTTGCTGCTATTCAAGTTGCAGTTCCACTTAATATTTTAATTATAAATATTCCAAATGAAGAAGATATTCAAGATAAAAATGAGTTAATTGAGGCAATAAATCCAAAAATTACTCATAAAGATGGAGTTCAAGTTTATCAAGAGGGATGTCTTAGTGTCCCTGGATATTATGAAGATATTACAAGAGCAAATCATATTATTGTTGAATATTTTAATAGATTTGGTGAAAAACAAGTTATGGAAACTGAAGGCTTTTTAGCTGTTGCTTGGCAACATGAGATGGAGCATTTAGAAGGTCATGTTTTTATAGAAAATCTATCTTTTACAAAAAGACAAAAGTTTGAAAAAGAGTGGAAGAGAAAATTAAAAGAGAAAAAATAA
- a CDS encoding YifB family Mg chelatase-like AAA ATPase yields MKIIKSAVQELIDATVIDVEASFTKGMPSFTIVGMVSTNINESKDRVKSALLINDFKFPPLKITINLSPSEISKKGTHFDLAIALQIALFDEQKLEFGDYFFFGELALDGTIKDTSHIFAIVLSLAKKLVLKKVVVCEQSAEKLANIRNIDLYVVNSLNSAIEFVKSDEKEKFIYKKEQKKYKEIEIFDEKYFYDTNYLEDFKDVLGQDMAKYAALISAAGNHNLIMEGSPGCGKSMISKRLQYILTPMSLDEILEKAKLQALDYKDVDFTPIRTFRNPHHSSTKSSIFGGGSSNAKMGEVALSNSGILFFDELPHFPSNILEALREPLEDHKILISRVNSKVLYSTKFIFVAAMNPCPCGNKLSSIKECRCNELEIQRYKNRLSEPFLDRIDLYLVMNDSFNDNKNIVTSAELHKSVIEAFIRQKQRGQTELNGKLSDEDIKKYCILDEESRDILEKARVNYALSFRSINKVLKVARTIADINGNEIITKSDLLKSLNFRRR; encoded by the coding sequence ATGAAAATTATAAAATCGGCAGTTCAAGAATTAATTGATGCAACAGTTATAGATGTTGAAGCTAGTTTTACAAAAGGAATGCCTAGTTTTACAATAGTAGGAATGGTAAGTACAAATATAAATGAGTCAAAAGATAGAGTAAAATCAGCACTTTTAATAAATGATTTTAAATTTCCACCTTTAAAAATAACAATAAATTTATCACCCTCAGAAATAAGTAAAAAAGGAACGCATTTTGATTTAGCAATTGCTCTTCAAATTGCACTATTTGATGAACAAAAATTAGAGTTTGGAGACTATTTTTTCTTTGGAGAGTTGGCTCTTGATGGAACAATAAAAGATACAAGCCATATTTTCGCAATAGTGTTATCTTTAGCTAAAAAATTAGTTTTAAAAAAGGTTGTAGTTTGTGAACAAAGTGCTGAGAAATTGGCAAATATTCGAAATATTGATCTCTATGTTGTAAATAGTTTAAATAGTGCAATAGAGTTTGTAAAAAGTGATGAAAAAGAGAAGTTTATTTATAAAAAAGAGCAAAAGAAATATAAAGAGATTGAAATATTTGATGAAAAATATTTTTATGATACAAATTATCTAGAAGATTTTAAAGATGTTTTAGGACAAGATATGGCTAAATATGCAGCACTAATAAGTGCTGCTGGAAACCATAATTTAATTATGGAAGGAAGTCCTGGTTGTGGAAAATCTATGATTTCAAAAAGACTTCAATATATTTTAACTCCAATGAGTTTAGATGAGATATTGGAAAAAGCAAAACTTCAAGCACTTGATTATAAAGATGTTGATTTTACACCAATAAGAACTTTTAGAAATCCACATCATTCAAGTACAAAATCTTCTATTTTTGGTGGTGGAAGTTCTAATGCAAAAATGGGGGAAGTTGCTTTATCAAACAGTGGAATTTTATTTTTTGATGAATTGCCACATTTTCCCAGTAATATTTTAGAAGCTTTGAGAGAACCACTTGAAGATCATAAAATTTTAATTTCAAGGGTAAATAGTAAAGTTTTGTATAGTACAAAGTTTATTTTTGTAGCTGCCATGAATCCTTGTCCTTGTGGAAATAAACTTTCAAGTATAAAAGAGTGTAGATGTAATGAATTGGAAATTCAAAGATATAAAAACCGACTTAGTGAACCTTTTTTAGATAGGATAGATTTATATTTAGTGATGAATGATAGTTTTAATGATAATAAAAATATTGTAACTTCTGCTGAACTTCATAAAAGTGTAATTGAAGCATTTATTAGACAAAAACAAAGAGGTCAAACTGAATTAAATGGGAAATTAAGTGATGAGGATATAAAAAAATATTGCATACTTGATGAGGAAAGTAGGGATATTTTAGAAAAAGCTAGAGTAAATTATGCACTATCTTTTAGAAGTATAAATAAAGTTTTAAAAGTAGCAAGGACAATTGCTGATATAAATGGAAATGAGATTATTACAAAAAGTGATCTATTAAAAAGTTTAAATTTTAGAAGAAGATAA
- a CDS encoding 2-isopropylmalate synthase — translation MDKNKIIVFDTTLRDGEQSPGCSMNTEEKIRVALQLEKLGVDVIEAGFAAASPGDFDAVTQIAKIVKNSTICSLSRAVENDIKQAGLAVASASKHRIHTFIATSPIHMKYKLKMSPEEVIKRAIHAVEYAKTFVDDVEFSCEDAGRSEISFLKEVMDAVISAGAKTINLPDTVGYRLPTELGAMIKELSEYAKDRAIISVHNHNDLGLATANTLAAVLNGARQIEVTINGLGERAGNSALEEAVMAIKVRKDVFGDLYTNINTPEIYATSRLVATITGVEPQQNKAIVGKNAFAHESGIHQDGVLKHQETYEIMRPEDVGVIKDSTLILGKHSGRAAFKDKIAQLGFDSVSDEELNSAFERFKVLADKKKDITDDDVRMLITDEALNHDKIYELVGLQISDCSSGMPMAAVSIKFEDKIIKDAGLGDGTMDAIFKTIDRLTGYSGELKDYKVISVSEGKNALAKVTTRVSFENSQSFVGHGLSIDTMLATANAYIGALNSYLSQKNRLTKNCGHQV, via the coding sequence ATGGATAAAAATAAAATTATTGTATTTGATACTACTTTAAGAGATGGAGAACAAAGTCCAGGTTGTTCTATGAATACTGAAGAGAAAATAAGAGTTGCATTGCAGTTAGAAAAATTGGGAGTTGATGTTATAGAAGCTGGTTTTGCAGCTGCAAGTCCTGGTGATTTTGATGCTGTTACTCAAATAGCAAAAATTGTAAAAAATTCAACTATTTGTTCATTAAGTAGAGCTGTTGAGAATGATATAAAACAAGCTGGATTAGCAGTTGCAAGTGCTTCAAAACATAGAATTCATACATTTATAGCAACATCACCAATCCATATGAAATATAAGTTAAAAATGAGTCCAGAAGAAGTTATAAAAAGAGCTATACATGCAGTTGAGTATGCAAAAACTTTTGTAGATGATGTAGAATTTAGCTGCGAAGATGCTGGAAGAAGTGAAATATCTTTCTTAAAAGAGGTTATGGATGCAGTTATAAGTGCAGGTGCAAAAACAATAAACTTACCAGATACTGTTGGATATAGATTACCAACAGAATTAGGGGCTATGATTAAAGAGTTAAGTGAATATGCGAAAGATAGAGCTATTATTTCTGTACATAATCACAATGATTTAGGTTTAGCAACGGCCAATACTTTAGCCGCAGTTTTAAATGGAGCTAGACAAATCGAAGTTACAATAAATGGTTTAGGAGAAAGAGCTGGAAACTCTGCTTTAGAAGAGGCAGTTATGGCTATAAAAGTGAGAAAAGATGTATTTGGAGATTTATATACAAATATAAATACACCAGAAATTTATGCAACTTCAAGATTGGTTGCTACAATTACAGGTGTTGAGCCACAACAAAATAAAGCTATTGTTGGGAAAAATGCTTTTGCACATGAAAGTGGAATCCATCAAGATGGTGTTTTAAAACATCAAGAAACATATGAAATTATGAGACCTGAAGATGTTGGAGTTATTAAAGATAGTACTTTGATTTTAGGAAAACATAGTGGAAGAGCGGCATTTAAAGATAAAATTGCACAATTAGGTTTTGATAGTGTTAGTGATGAAGAGTTAAATAGTGCATTTGAGAGATTTAAAGTTTTAGCTGATAAGAAAAAAGATATAACAGATGATGATGTAAGAATGTTAATTACTGATGAAGCTTTGAATCATGATAAAATCTATGAGTTAGTTGGTTTACAAATAAGTGACTGTTCAAGTGGAATGCCAATGGCAGCAGTAAGCATAAAATTTGAAGATAAAATTATCAAAGATGCAGGTTTGGGAGATGGTACAATGGATGCTATTTTTAAAACGATTGATAGACTTACAGGATATAGTGGAGAGTTAAAAGATTATAAAGTAATTTCTGTTAGTGAAGGGAAAAATGCTTTAGCAAAAGTAACAACAAGAGTTAGCTTTGAAAATAGTCAATCTTTTGTAGGACATGGTTTAAGTATTGATACTATGCTAGCAACTGCAAATGCTTATATTGGAGCTTTAAATTCATATCTTTCTCAAAAAAATAGACTTACAAAAAACTGTGGGCATCAGGTATAA
- a CDS encoding thioredoxin family protein, with protein MIEITNKEELLEILENSDAVLLYFGAINCSVCEVLKPKVEAEISKNFSKIEQIYINSSENLEIASYFNVFSAPTILIFFQGKEFKRYGRNISLNIFNSEIKRLYEMVF; from the coding sequence ATGATAGAGATAACTAACAAAGAAGAGCTTTTAGAGATTTTAGAAAATTCTGATGCTGTATTGCTATATTTTGGAGCAATAAACTGTAGTGTTTGTGAAGTTTTAAAACCAAAGGTTGAAGCTGAGATTTCTAAAAACTTTTCAAAAATAGAGCAAATTTATATAAATAGTAGTGAAAATTTAGAGATAGCTTCATATTTTAATGTATTTTCAGCACCAACTATTTTAATATTTTTTCAAGGTAAAGAGTTTAAGCGATATGGAAGAAATATTAGTTTAAATATCTTTAATAGTGAAATAAAAAGATTATATGAGATGGTATTTTAA
- a CDS encoding heme-binding domain-containing protein translates to MRLALLIIFLVFIVMQFIRPDKVEYIENSPYELKTDIKTMEVLKIACYDCHSNKVDYPWYSNIAPFSWVVINHTKEGVKALNFSNWEKYNYVQKEEKLKAIYRTVYSSMPLPSYAWVHKDAKLSKEQREAIRDWTGVRAK, encoded by the coding sequence ATGAGATTAGCACTTTTAATTATATTTTTGGTTTTTATTGTAATGCAATTTATAAGACCAGATAAAGTTGAGTATATAGAAAATAGTCCTTATGAATTGAAAACTGATATTAAAACTATGGAGGTTTTAAAAATAGCTTGTTATGATTGCCATTCAAATAAAGTAGATTATCCTTGGTATTCAAATATAGCTCCATTTTCTTGGGTAGTTATAAATCATACAAAAGAGGGTGTAAAAGCTTTAAATTTTTCAAATTGGGAAAAATATAATTATGTTCAAAAAGAGGAGAAGTTAAAGGCAATTTATAGAACAGTATATTCATCTATGCCTCTTCCTTCTTATGCTTGGGTTCACAAAGATGCTAAACTTTCAAAAGAGCAAAGAGAAGCTATAAGAGATTGGACAGGAGTAAGAGCTAAGTGA